In a genomic window of Jaculus jaculus isolate mJacJac1 chromosome 8, mJacJac1.mat.Y.cur, whole genome shotgun sequence:
- the Mea1 gene encoding male-enhanced antigen 1 yields MATVVLGGDTMGPERIFPNHTEELGPHQGPTEGTGDWSSEEPEEEQEETGAGPAGYSYQPLNQDPEQEEVELAPVAEGEDVVADIQDRIQALGLHLPDPPLESEDEEEEGAVALSSHSSIPMDPEHVELVKRTMAGVSLPAPGVPAWAREISDAQWEDVVQKALQARQASPAWK; encoded by the exons ATGGCAACAGTAGTTCTAGGGGGAGACACCATGGGCCCTGAACGGATCTTCCCCAACCACACTGAGGAACTGGGGCCACATCAGGGCCCTACAGAAGGAACTGGGGATTGGAGCAGCGAAGAACCtgaggaagagcaggaagaaACAGGGGCAGGCCCCGCGGGCTACTCCTACCAGCCCCTCAATCAAGATCCTGAACAGGAGGAGGTAGAATTGGCACCAGTGGCTGAGGGAGAAGATGTAGTTGCTGACATCCAAGACCGGATCCAG GCCCTGGGGCTTCACTTGCCAGACCCACCACTAGAGAgtgaagatgaagaggaggagggggctgTAGCACTAAGCAGCCACAGCTCTATTCCCATGGACCCag AACATGTAGAGCTGGTGAAAAGGACGATGGCTGGAGTAAGCCTGCCTGCACCAGGGGTTCCTGCCTGGGCTCGGGAGATATCGGATGCCCAGTGGGAAGACGTGGTACAGAAAGCCCTCCAAGCCCGGCAGGCGTCTCCTGCCTGGAAGTGA